From the Temnothorax longispinosus isolate EJ_2023e chromosome 6, Tlon_JGU_v1, whole genome shotgun sequence genome, one window contains:
- the LOC139815367 gene encoding uncharacterized protein, translating into MKSHKSLGTGGLWGELPAREMLKQEVITPDLIENVWRQVMDDSNSTDCDYRNDRQPEYLELPMGNLHVLNTINLHQQLRTMEEGTVLENMTVIESQDSKDTPSRGLFHFMPYQSRRTMFKDNSIVHHLTPQTARNLLRHAVTTLLAHIGFESSSDVAIETLTDVADHFLRRMTLLLKAATEQRDHGFPDAVERVLLETGVGGVSALHDYYQEYVLKFEENTRRKVEETMEKQRMVLDEAASKLQFEKLDEFGNVYREVPTLQLLDPEMGFPPSLDAGFQMLYSLEQDE; encoded by the exons ATGAAGTCTCACAAGAGCTTGGGTACCGGCGGACTGTGGGGAGAGTTGCCAGCGCGGGAGATGCTCAAGCAAGAGGTGATAACGCCGGATCTGATTGAAAACGTTTGGCGACAGGTCATGGACGACTCGAACAGCACCGACTGCGACTACCGGAATGATCGGCAACCCGAATACTTGGA ATTACCAATGGGAAATCTACACGTATTGAACACTATAAATCTTCATCAACAATTACGTACAATG GAAGAAGGAACCGTGCTAGAGAACATGACTGTAATCGAGTCGCAGGATTCAAAGGATACACCTTCCAGAGGTCTATTTCACTTTATGCCTTATCAGTCACGAAG AACTATGTTTAAGGATAATTCTATCGTACATCACCTGACGCCGCAAACTGCACGAAATTTGCTCAGGCACGCCGTGACTACTTTATTAGCGCACATAGGATTCGAGAGCTCGTCGGATGTAGCTATAGAGACCCTCACCGATGTCGCGGATCACTTTCTGAGGCGGATGACTCTTCTGTTGAAAGCGGCGACTGAACAGAGGGATCACGGATTTCCT GATGCCGTGGAAAGAGTGCTGCTGGAGACAGGCGTGGGAGGCGTGTCGGCGTTGCACGACTACTACCAGGAGTACGTCTTGAAGTTCGAGGAGAACACGAGGAGGAAGGTCGAGGAAACGATGGAGAAACAGAG AATGGTCCTGGATGAGGCGGCCAGCAAGCTGCAGTTTGAAAAGCTGGACGAGTTCGGCAACGTGTACCGGGAGGTCCCGACGTTGCAGCTGCTCGATCCCGAAATGGGCTTTCCGCCCAGCCTGGACGCAGGCTTCCAAAT
- the LOC139815368 gene encoding MIT domain-containing protein 1-like — protein MESAAGSVLKRAVEMDMKEQYTMALVLYQEGVQILIDMVKETRETSKADYLTTKTKEYLDRAEKVKQLITTRKSAGIYRELSKIESGSTGHSYASVFGRFLDGTVTHIEIEDPYIRAFHQCQNLVRLCELAIQKCCALSRISLLTTFDSEESQQISRLAELKESLASHRISFDFSFSETLHDRQITLSNGWVIKIGRGLDYFKPPEGKFVIGSCDLELRRCLETTVDIFHKNQLQGGTK, from the exons ATGGAATCCGCGGCGGGCTCGGTCCTGAAGCGAGCGGTGGAGATGGACATGAAGGAGCAGTACACGATGGCGTTGGTGCTGTACCAGGAAGGCGTGCAGATACTCATCGACATGGTGAAAG AGACGAGGGAAACCTCCAAGGCCGACTATCTTACAACCAAGACGAAGGAGTATCTTGACAGGGCCGAGAAGGTGAAGCAGTTGATCACTACGAGGAAGTCGGCCGGCATATATAGGGAATTGTCGAAGATCGAGAGCGGATCGACGGGACACAGCTACGCGAGCGTCTTCGGTAGATTCCTGGACGGCACTGTCACGCACATCGAAATCGAGGATCCGTACATACGAGCCTTTCACCAG tgCCAGAACCTGGTCAGACTGTGCGAACTGGCGATTCAAAAGTGTTGCGCGTTGTCCAGGATATCCCTGCTTACGACTTTTGACTCAGAAGAGTCTCAGCAAATCTCAAGATTGGCCGAGCTAAAAGAAAGTTTGGCATCTCATAGGATTTCCTTCGACTTCTCCTTTTCCGAGACGCTGCACGACAGACAGATCAC attGAGCAACGGATGGGTGATAAAAATCGGACGTGGATTGGATTATTTTAAACCGCCGGAGGGTAAATTCGTTATTGGCTCGTGCGATCTGGAGTTAAGACGGTGCTTGGAGACTACCGTGGACATTTTTCATAAGAATCAGCTTCAAGGCGGAACCAAATAG